In Actinomycetota bacterium, a single genomic region encodes these proteins:
- the fbaA gene encoding class II fructose-bisphosphate aldolase — translation MPIASPEVYAQMLDRAKAGAFAYPAINCTSSQTVLAAMRGFAEADSDGIIQVSWGGAEYASGQLVKDMVLGATALAEFAHVAAAKYPVNIALHTDHCPVDKLDGFMRPLLDISLQRVADGREPLFGSHMWDGSAIELDRNLAIAEELLEKCDRARIVMELEIGVVGGEEDGVEATHDAKLYSTPEDGLATAAALGLGERGRYMVAATFGNVHGVYKPGNVKLTPSILKDIQDAVGAKYGKDKPFDLVFHGGSGSLLSEIREALDYGVVKMNVDTDTQYAFTRPVVDHVMKNYDGVLKIDGEVGNKKAYDPRTWGKLAEASMAARVTQACEDLRSSGTKLS, via the coding sequence GTGCCCATCGCGTCCCCTGAGGTATACGCCCAGATGCTGGACCGGGCGAAGGCGGGCGCCTTCGCCTATCCGGCGATCAACTGCACGTCGTCGCAGACCGTTCTCGCGGCGATGCGCGGCTTCGCCGAAGCCGACAGCGACGGCATCATCCAGGTGAGTTGGGGCGGCGCGGAATACGCGTCGGGCCAGCTGGTCAAGGACATGGTGCTCGGGGCGACGGCACTGGCGGAGTTCGCGCACGTAGCGGCCGCCAAGTACCCGGTCAACATCGCCCTGCACACCGACCACTGTCCGGTGGACAAGCTCGACGGCTTCATGCGCCCGCTGTTGGACATCTCGCTGCAGCGGGTGGCCGACGGCCGCGAGCCGCTGTTCGGCTCGCATATGTGGGACGGCTCGGCCATCGAACTGGACCGCAACCTCGCGATCGCCGAGGAGCTGCTGGAGAAGTGCGATCGCGCGCGGATCGTGATGGAGCTGGAGATCGGCGTCGTCGGCGGCGAGGAGGACGGGGTCGAGGCGACCCACGACGCGAAGCTGTACTCCACTCCGGAGGACGGTCTGGCGACCGCCGCTGCGCTCGGCCTGGGCGAGCGCGGCCGGTACATGGTGGCCGCGACGTTCGGCAACGTGCACGGCGTCTACAAGCCGGGCAACGTGAAACTGACGCCGTCGATCCTCAAGGACATCCAGGATGCGGTGGGGGCCAAGTACGGCAAGGACAAGCCGTTCGATCTGGTGTTCCACGGCGGCTCCGGTTCGCTGCTCAGCGAGATCCGCGAGGCGCTCGACTACGGCGTGGTGAAGATGAACGTCGACACCGATACCCAGTACGCGTTCACCCGTCCGGTGGTCGATCACGTCATGAAGAACTACGACGGTGTCCTGAAGATCGACGGCGAGGTCGGCAACAAGAAGGCGTACGACCCGCGGACGTGGGGCAAGCTGGCCGAGGCGTCGATGGCCGCCCGGGTCACGCAGGCGTGCGAAGACCTTCGGTCGTCCGGGACGAAGCTGAGCTGA
- a CDS encoding DedA family protein — MRFADQLALLPDWLDPIEIVSRYGSAAFWIAVLIILAECGIFIGFFLPGDSLLFVVGLLIAQGAIDINIWVAAAILSAAAVAGNLVGYGVGAWLGPHLFDRPDSRLFKRKHLDRAHAFFERYGAPAIILARFVPIVRTFITAVAGIARMNFKAYALYSAIGGVIWAAGFTILGYYLGNVAFIKNNIEVLTILIVLVSVIPIAIEMIRHRHDAPLLPEDAPLPADDALLAGPDGTAADAPGTGARDDTPTPGQVG; from the coding sequence ATGCGCTTCGCCGATCAGCTCGCCCTGCTGCCCGACTGGCTCGACCCCATCGAGATCGTCTCGCGCTACGGCAGCGCCGCGTTCTGGATCGCCGTACTGATCATCTTGGCCGAGTGCGGGATCTTCATCGGCTTCTTCCTGCCGGGCGATTCGCTGCTGTTCGTCGTCGGCCTGCTCATCGCACAAGGCGCCATCGACATCAACATCTGGGTCGCCGCGGCAATCCTGTCCGCCGCGGCTGTCGCCGGGAACCTCGTCGGGTACGGCGTCGGGGCCTGGCTCGGCCCGCACCTGTTCGACCGGCCGGACTCGAGGCTGTTCAAACGCAAGCATCTGGACCGGGCGCACGCCTTCTTCGAGCGGTACGGGGCGCCGGCGATCATCCTGGCCCGCTTCGTGCCGATCGTGCGGACGTTCATCACGGCAGTCGCCGGCATCGCCCGCATGAACTTCAAGGCCTACGCGCTGTACTCGGCGATCGGCGGTGTGATCTGGGCGGCCGGGTTCACGATCCTCGGCTACTACCTCGGCAACGTCGCGTTCATCAAGAACAACATCGAGGTGCTGACGATCCTGATCGTCCTGGTGTCGGTCATCCCGATCGCCATCGAGATGATCCGGCACCGCCACGACGCGCCACTGCTACCCGAGGACGCCCCGCTACCGGCTGACGACGCCTTGCTCGCCGGACCGGACGGAACCGCGGCGGACGCGCCGGGCACCGGCGCTCGCGACGACACCCCGACACCGGGGCAGGTCGGCTGA
- a CDS encoding DUF72 domain-containing protein, with translation MGQAGRGVDGRPGHAGVRRPSVVRDEAELTAGRLFLGTSGWAYRSWRGPFYPVDVPQRSWLAYLSQRLTAVEVDSSFYRLPAADAVAGWVRATPAGFGFAVKASRYLTHVKRLGGELPDSWSRLLGSVGALGDRLAVVLVQLPASFGPTDLGWQRMTGFLDYVGSVPGPPIAVELRHPDWFTGSRLDAFAERGVTLVHADSSRFPAPPPHFAAGPLSYYRLHGPRQLYASGYTDAELDGWATRVAADLAAGRDAHVYFDNDIDAHAPRDALRLLARLAPSG, from the coding sequence GTGGGGCAAGCTGGCCGAGGCGTCGATGGCCGCCCGGGTCACGCAGGCGTGCGAAGACCTTCGGTCGTCCGGGACGAAGCTGAGCTGACCGCGGGCCGGCTTTTCCTCGGTACGTCGGGCTGGGCGTACCGGTCCTGGCGGGGCCCCTTCTATCCCGTCGACGTACCACAGCGATCGTGGCTTGCCTATCTGTCGCAACGGCTCACGGCGGTCGAGGTCGACAGTTCCTTCTACCGGCTGCCCGCTGCCGACGCGGTCGCCGGCTGGGTCCGGGCGACGCCGGCCGGGTTCGGCTTCGCAGTCAAGGCGTCGCGCTACCTCACCCACGTGAAGCGGCTGGGCGGTGAGCTGCCCGACAGCTGGTCGCGGCTGCTGGGCAGTGTCGGTGCACTCGGGGACCGGCTGGCGGTGGTCCTCGTCCAGTTGCCGGCGAGTTTCGGCCCGACCGACCTGGGCTGGCAGCGGATGACGGGGTTCCTCGACTACGTCGGATCGGTACCGGGGCCGCCGATCGCCGTCGAGTTGCGGCACCCCGACTGGTTCACCGGCAGCCGGCTGGACGCCTTTGCCGAGCGCGGGGTCACGCTGGTCCACGCCGACTCGTCGCGGTTCCCTGCGCCACCGCCGCATTTCGCGGCCGGCCCGCTGTCGTACTACCGGTTGCACGGTCCCCGGCAGTTGTATGCCTCCGGCTACACCGACGCGGAGCTCGACGGCTGGGCGACCCGGGTGGCCGCGGACCTCGCCGCCGGCCGGGACGCCCACGTGTACTTCGACAACGACATCGACGCCCATGCCCCGCGCGATGCGCTGCGGTTGCTGGCGCGGCTGGCCCCCAGCGGTTGA
- a CDS encoding TetR/AcrR family transcriptional regulator, which yields MNRQPPSHGPATWARQPSGRCPPVNARTAASTVADCSAVTPGIVTHCAYMVRSSPGRSPVFDRVWLYSLEVSVNESAGHVKARSYDSSGRQAAAAAARARVVDAAVECFAEQGYAGTTMAAVAARAGVSVATVHAAFGTKSALLKRAVDVAIAGDHAEVPVADRDEPRAALAELHRTGDGTALLAVFARTFVIASQRVAPLWAAMREAAAADADVATLQARAESGRLAAMTGIAAELDGAGVLRADLPVPRAGQVLWAVAAPELVERLLQQPGWDLDAVADWLGTALAELLLAPPSRPTGPSSP from the coding sequence ATGAACCGCCAGCCGCCCTCGCACGGACCGGCGACGTGGGCGCGGCAGCCGTCCGGCAGGTGTCCTCCGGTCAACGCCAGGACTGCCGCATCGACGGTGGCCGACTGCTCCGCGGTGACTCCGGGCATCGTGACGCACTGTGCATACATGGTCCGCTCCTCCCCGGGCCGGAGCCCAGTATTTGATAGAGTGTGGCTCTATTCATTAGAGGTGAGTGTGAACGAATCTGCGGGACACGTCAAGGCGCGGTCGTACGACTCGTCCGGCCGGCAGGCCGCCGCGGCCGCCGCTCGGGCCCGCGTCGTCGACGCCGCCGTTGAGTGCTTCGCCGAGCAGGGCTACGCCGGCACGACGATGGCCGCGGTCGCGGCGCGGGCCGGGGTGTCGGTCGCCACCGTCCATGCCGCATTCGGGACCAAGTCCGCGCTGCTGAAGCGCGCGGTCGACGTCGCCATCGCCGGCGATCATGCCGAGGTGCCGGTGGCCGATCGCGACGAACCGCGCGCGGCGCTCGCCGAACTGCACCGCACCGGCGACGGCACTGCACTGCTGGCCGTGTTCGCTCGGACCTTCGTCATTGCCTCGCAACGGGTTGCGCCGTTATGGGCGGCGATGCGGGAGGCGGCGGCCGCCGACGCCGACGTGGCGACGCTGCAGGCCCGTGCCGAATCCGGTCGGCTCGCGGCCATGACCGGGATCGCCGCCGAACTCGACGGCGCCGGCGTGTTGCGTGCGGACCTGCCCGTGCCGCGCGCCGGCCAGGTGCTCTGGGCCGTAGCCGCGCCGGAACTGGTCGAGCGACTGCTGCAGCAGCCGGGCTGGGACCTCGACGCGGTGGCCGACTGGCTCGGTACTGCGCTGGCCGAGCTGCTGCTCGCGCCCCCGTCACGGCCGACCGGGCCGTCGTCGCCGTGA
- a CDS encoding rRNA methyltransferase, with protein MTGLDDGHVPPADPGGPGLGPHPQPWPDDDRLDPQLLAEGDHRNVADRYRYWRVEAIVADLDSRRHPFHVAVENFAHDLNIGSVVRTANAFLAAEVHIVGRRRWNRRGAMVTDRYQHIRHHRTVEELLGWASAHGLPVVGVDNLPGAVPLETYALPPACVLLFGQEGPGLSEAARAGAAATVSIAQFGSTRSINAGAAAAIAMHAWVRRHVFCQDGPAAGSRS; from the coding sequence GTGACCGGCCTCGACGACGGTCACGTGCCGCCGGCTGACCCGGGCGGACCCGGCCTCGGACCGCATCCGCAGCCGTGGCCGGACGACGACCGGCTCGACCCGCAGCTGCTGGCCGAAGGTGACCACCGCAACGTGGCCGACCGGTACCGGTACTGGCGGGTCGAGGCGATCGTGGCGGACCTGGACAGCCGGCGGCACCCGTTCCACGTCGCGGTGGAGAACTTCGCCCACGACCTCAACATCGGCTCGGTGGTGCGTACGGCGAACGCCTTCCTGGCCGCCGAGGTCCACATCGTCGGGCGGCGCCGGTGGAACCGCCGCGGCGCGATGGTGACCGACCGGTACCAGCACATCCGGCACCACCGGACCGTCGAGGAGTTGCTCGGCTGGGCGAGTGCCCACGGGTTGCCCGTGGTCGGCGTCGACAACCTTCCCGGCGCCGTACCGCTCGAGACCTACGCGCTGCCGCCGGCCTGCGTGCTGCTGTTCGGCCAGGAAGGCCCGGGACTCTCCGAGGCCGCCCGCGCCGGTGCTGCGGCGACCGTGTCTATCGCGCAGTTCGGCTCGACCCGGTCGATCAACGCCGGCGCTGCTGCTGCGATCGCGATGCATGCCTGGGTACGCCGTCACGTCTTCTGCCAGGATGGCCCGGCCGCCGGATCGAGGAGTTGA
- the dapC gene encoding putative succinyldiaminopimelate transaminase DapC yields the protein MVGRSPELVARMLPHATSVFGQMSALAARTGAINLGQGYPDTDGPDELKAIACQAISDGRGNQYPPAHGLPQLRDAIAAHQQRWYGLSVDPADGVVVGTGASEILAAALLALLEPGDEVLVFEPWFDIYAAGIALAGGVRVSVPLVAPAFRPDLAALRAAVTARTRLILLNSPHNPTGVVFTAAELTEIARIAVDHDLLVVSDEAYEHLWFDEHRHIPIATLPGMAERTLTVGSGGKSFSFTGWKVGWGSGPADLVGAVRVVRQHLSYVSGGPFQWAMAAGLELPDSYFENLRASLQSRRDLFCDGLTGLGLPVEQPQGTYFVTTDVRPLGYDDGVAFCDELPERAGVAAIPVRVLCDDPEVAATTVRWTFCKRPEVLTTALDRLRAAFG from the coding sequence ATGGTCGGCCGGTCGCCCGAACTCGTCGCACGGATGCTGCCGCACGCCACCAGCGTCTTCGGGCAGATGTCGGCCCTCGCCGCGCGAACCGGAGCCATCAACCTCGGCCAGGGATACCCCGACACCGACGGTCCCGACGAGCTGAAAGCCATTGCCTGCCAGGCGATCAGCGACGGCCGCGGCAACCAGTACCCGCCGGCGCACGGGCTGCCGCAGCTCCGGGACGCCATCGCGGCCCACCAGCAGCGGTGGTACGGGCTGTCGGTCGACCCCGCCGACGGTGTCGTCGTCGGAACCGGCGCGTCGGAGATCCTCGCGGCCGCGCTGCTCGCGCTGCTGGAACCCGGCGACGAGGTGCTCGTCTTCGAGCCGTGGTTCGACATCTACGCGGCGGGCATCGCGCTGGCCGGCGGCGTACGGGTGTCCGTCCCGCTGGTCGCGCCGGCGTTCCGGCCCGATCTGGCTGCGTTGCGGGCGGCCGTGACCGCGCGCACCCGGCTCATCCTGCTGAACTCGCCCCACAACCCGACGGGGGTGGTGTTCACCGCGGCCGAGTTGACGGAGATCGCCCGGATCGCCGTCGACCACGACCTGCTCGTCGTCAGCGACGAGGCCTACGAACACCTGTGGTTCGACGAGCACCGCCATATCCCGATCGCGACGTTGCCCGGCATGGCCGAGCGGACGCTGACGGTCGGCAGCGGCGGCAAGTCGTTCTCGTTCACCGGATGGAAGGTCGGTTGGGGCAGCGGCCCGGCCGACCTGGTCGGCGCCGTACGGGTCGTACGCCAGCACCTGTCGTATGTCAGCGGCGGCCCGTTCCAGTGGGCCATGGCCGCGGGGCTGGAACTGCCGGACAGCTATTTCGAGAATCTGCGCGCCTCGTTGCAGTCCCGCCGAGACCTGTTCTGCGACGGGCTGACCGGGCTGGGGCTGCCCGTCGAACAACCGCAGGGGACGTATTTCGTGACGACCGACGTCCGGCCGCTCGGGTACGACGACGGCGTGGCCTTCTGCGACGAGCTGCCCGAGCGCGCCGGCGTGGCGGCCATCCCGGTGCGAGTGCTCTGCGACGATCCCGAGGTCGCCGCGACCACGGTGCGCTGGACGTTCTGCAAACGGCCGGAGGTGCTCACGACCGCGCTGGACCGGCTCCGCGCCGCCTTCGGCTGA
- a CDS encoding orotate phosphoribosyltransferase, protein MATATASSSYDTDRAALRSHILDKAVVRGRVVLSSGREADYYVDLRRVTLDSAAAPLVGAVMLGLTADLQYDAVGGLTLGADPVATAMLHAAAARGRRLDAFVVRKEAKQHGLQRRIEGPDVAGRRVLAVEDTSTTGGSVLTAVTALQEAGAEVVGVAVIVERGAADAVSAAGLGYRAAYSLADLGL, encoded by the coding sequence ATGGCTACCGCGACCGCGTCATCGTCGTACGACACCGATCGCGCTGCGCTGCGCTCCCACATCCTCGACAAGGCCGTGGTGCGCGGCCGGGTCGTGCTGTCGTCCGGGCGGGAGGCCGACTACTACGTCGACCTGCGCCGCGTCACCCTCGACAGCGCGGCTGCCCCGCTGGTCGGCGCCGTCATGCTCGGGCTGACCGCGGACCTGCAGTACGACGCGGTCGGCGGGCTGACCTTGGGCGCAGATCCGGTCGCCACGGCGATGTTGCATGCAGCGGCAGCTCGGGGCCGCCGCCTCGACGCCTTCGTCGTCCGCAAAGAGGCCAAGCAGCACGGGCTGCAGCGCCGGATCGAGGGGCCGGACGTTGCCGGCCGGCGAGTCCTCGCCGTCGAGGACACCTCGACGACCGGCGGCTCGGTGCTCACCGCCGTGACGGCCTTGCAGGAAGCGGGCGCCGAGGTGGTCGGCGTCGCCGTCATCGTCGAGCGGGGTGCCGCCGACGCCGTCTCGGCGGCCGGTCTCGGTTACCGCGCCGCGTATTCGCTCGCCGACCTCGGGCTGTAG
- a CDS encoding SDR family oxidoreductase, with protein MSTALVTGATSGLGYQFAVQLAARGHDLVLVARDADRLDEVASVLSTEHGVACEVLAVDLADEEELAAVEERLADERRPITVLVNNAGFSLGRSFVTTNVDDEQRLLDVLVTAVLRLTHTALPGMLARGRGVVLNVSSVGAWVPGSTYAAAKAWVTSFSTGLAMRLDGTGVRVVAVCPGFVHTAFHDRADIDTSGLPEWVWLSAEEVVSTALRDAGRGRAVSVAGAPYRLASLVVPRLPYAVLRVVSRRWPGRRG; from the coding sequence ATGAGTACCGCTCTGGTCACCGGCGCGACCTCGGGCCTGGGCTACCAGTTCGCCGTGCAGCTGGCCGCCCGCGGTCACGACCTCGTCCTGGTCGCGCGCGACGCCGACCGGCTCGACGAGGTGGCCAGCGTGCTCAGCACCGAGCACGGGGTGGCCTGCGAGGTCCTCGCCGTCGACCTGGCCGACGAGGAGGAACTGGCCGCGGTCGAGGAACGGCTGGCCGACGAGCGGCGCCCGATCACGGTGCTGGTCAACAACGCGGGCTTCTCGCTGGGTCGGTCGTTCGTCACGACCAACGTCGACGACGAGCAACGGCTGCTCGACGTCCTGGTCACCGCTGTCCTGCGGCTGACCCATACGGCACTGCCGGGGATGCTCGCGCGTGGCCGCGGCGTCGTGCTCAACGTCAGCAGCGTGGGCGCCTGGGTCCCCGGTTCGACGTACGCCGCGGCCAAGGCCTGGGTCACCTCGTTCAGCACCGGACTGGCGATGCGGCTGGACGGCACCGGCGTGCGCGTCGTCGCGGTGTGCCCTGGCTTCGTGCACACCGCGTTCCACGACCGCGCCGACATCGACACGTCCGGCTTGCCGGAGTGGGTCTGGCTGTCGGCCGAGGAGGTGGTGAGCACGGCCCTGCGTGACGCCGGTCGCGGCCGGGCGGTCAGTGTGGCCGGGGCGCCGTACCGGCTGGCCTCGCTCGTCGTGCCGCGGCTGCCGTACGCCGTGCTCCGGGTGGTGTCCCGCCGCTGGCCGGGCCGCCGGGGCTGA